A section of the Rossellomorea marisflavi genome encodes:
- a CDS encoding YfhE family protein gives MDKKKGDQNKATLTSAQQVTYSHQFKAADRAAGYAPKRNR, from the coding sequence ATGGACAAGAAAAAGGGCGATCAAAACAAGGCCACACTGACCTCTGCTCAACAGGTCACCTATTCCCATCAGTTCAAGGCAGCTGACCGTGCTGCAGGCTATGCGCCGAAACGAAATCGCTAG
- a CDS encoding TIGR01777 family oxidoreductase codes for MKIAITGGTGFVGNVLSEELLKHGHELFILTRNPDKQTAHENITFIGWMIEGATPESHLEGIDAFINLAGESINSGRWTEERKRRILASRIDATQEALRIIKNLETKPASFINASAIGIYPSSVSKTYTEASTEQSEEFLGQTVQIWEREAGRAREMGLRVAFMRFGIVLGKDGGALPKMAIPYKLFAGGPVGSGEQWMSWIHIQDIAKGISYTLQHEDIEGPVNLTAPNPLQMNEFGKVLAEVLGRPHWLPVPSLALKAAMGDMSTLVLDGQKVIPEVLLNHGYEFEYPHLKDALQSIYR; via the coding sequence ATGAAAATAGCGATTACCGGCGGGACAGGATTTGTTGGAAACGTGTTATCAGAGGAACTTCTCAAACATGGGCATGAGCTATTCATCTTGACCCGCAATCCTGACAAACAAACCGCGCACGAAAACATAACCTTTATCGGCTGGATGATCGAAGGAGCCACTCCTGAAAGCCACCTTGAAGGAATCGATGCCTTCATCAACCTGGCAGGTGAATCCATCAACAGCGGCAGGTGGACGGAAGAACGAAAGCGCAGGATCCTCGCGAGCAGGATTGACGCCACCCAGGAAGCACTGCGCATCATAAAGAATCTGGAAACCAAGCCGGCTTCCTTCATCAATGCAAGCGCCATCGGAATCTACCCTTCTTCTGTATCCAAGACCTATACAGAAGCTTCTACTGAACAAAGCGAAGAATTCCTTGGACAGACGGTACAGATATGGGAACGCGAAGCAGGAAGGGCCCGTGAGATGGGTCTCCGTGTCGCTTTTATGCGATTCGGGATCGTATTGGGAAAAGACGGCGGCGCTCTGCCAAAGATGGCCATTCCTTATAAGCTCTTCGCCGGAGGTCCTGTAGGAAGCGGGGAACAGTGGATGTCATGGATCCATATACAGGATATCGCCAAGGGGATCTCCTATACCCTCCAACATGAAGACATTGAAGGTCCAGTCAATCTGACGGCACCCAACCCGCTTCAGATGAATGAGTTTGGAAAGGTGCTTGCCGAAGTACTCGGAAGGCCCCATTGGCTGCCGGTTCCTTCCCTTGCTCTTAAAGCGGCCATGGGAGATATGAGCACCCTCGTACTCGATGGACAAAAAGTCATTCCAGAAGTCCTTTTGAATCACGGATATGAATTTGAATACCCGCACTTGAAGGATGCACTTCAGTCCATTTATAGGTAA
- a CDS encoding MGMT family protein, with translation MKPFTERAVCIIKSIPHGRVMTYGQVAAHAGSPRGARQVVRILHSMSAKRGLPWHRVLNAKGKISLGGKEGQHQMEALRQEGVLFQNGTVNLDHYRYEPLPFEEE, from the coding sequence TTGAAGCCATTCACAGAACGTGCAGTCTGCATCATCAAGTCGATACCTCATGGAAGGGTTATGACCTATGGACAGGTTGCTGCGCACGCCGGCAGTCCTCGGGGTGCAAGACAGGTAGTCAGGATCCTGCATTCCATGAGTGCAAAGCGCGGGTTACCCTGGCATCGAGTCTTGAATGCGAAAGGGAAAATCAGTCTAGGTGGAAAAGAAGGTCAGCACCAAATGGAAGCTCTTCGTCAGGAAGGGGTCCTCTTTCAGAACGGGACAGTCAATCTCGATCACTACCGCTATGAGCCACTGCCTTTCGAAGAGGAATAA
- the recX gene encoding recombination regulator RecX, giving the protein MGTITKITRQIKNTERYNLFIDGKYAFSVDEGILTSHHLRKGLEVDELAISELQYADDVKKAFNKASHYLSYRMRTEKEVRDHLLESEWEDGIVQEVMDKLKELKYTNDEEFAHAFTGTHMNTSDKGPKWISGELRRKGVDAQYIEEALEAFSQDQQVEKAAALMEKMLKKYKNDSITVAKQKIEQNLMRKGYTGPIMKQAWETVDNQRDDDEAWQAVYHQALKAHRKLSSKYEGYDYNQRMKQALYRKGFSMEDIDRAIEEIKNQEE; this is encoded by the coding sequence ATGGGAACCATCACAAAGATAACAAGGCAGATCAAAAATACAGAACGTTATAACCTATTTATAGATGGAAAATATGCATTCAGTGTCGATGAAGGGATACTGACCTCGCATCATTTACGAAAGGGTCTTGAAGTGGACGAGCTTGCCATCAGTGAGCTTCAATATGCGGATGACGTGAAGAAAGCTTTCAATAAAGCAAGCCATTATCTTTCCTACCGGATGAGAACGGAGAAGGAAGTGCGTGACCACCTTCTTGAGTCGGAGTGGGAGGATGGGATCGTACAAGAGGTGATGGATAAGCTGAAGGAATTGAAATATACAAACGATGAGGAGTTTGCCCATGCCTTCACGGGGACCCATATGAATACATCGGATAAAGGGCCGAAGTGGATAAGTGGAGAACTGAGAAGGAAAGGCGTGGATGCCCAGTATATCGAAGAGGCTCTAGAGGCCTTTTCTCAGGATCAGCAGGTTGAAAAGGCTGCTGCCCTTATGGAGAAGATGCTGAAGAAGTACAAAAATGACTCCATTACCGTGGCAAAACAAAAAATTGAACAGAACTTGATGAGGAAAGGGTACACCGGCCCCATCATGAAGCAGGCTTGGGAAACGGTCGACAACCAGCGGGATGATGACGAAGCGTGGCAGGCAGTCTACCATCAGGCATTGAAGGCCCACCGCAAGCTGAGCTCAAAGTATGAAGGGTACGACTATAATCAGAGGATGAAGCAGGCGTTGTACCGAAAAGGGTTTTCCATGGAGGATATCGACAGGGCAATAGAGGAAATCAAGAACCAGGAAGAGTGA
- a CDS encoding YfhD family protein, whose product MFRLGRSHKNRDKNANSLPQTPAQNKMGVDEEFSRELADQADLEAQARANAANQRARAKK is encoded by the coding sequence ATGTTTCGATTGGGAAGATCGCATAAGAATCGTGATAAAAATGCCAATTCATTGCCTCAGACTCCGGCCCAGAACAAAATGGGCGTCGACGAAGAGTTCTCACGTGAACTTGCCGACCAGGCCGATCTAGAAGCCCAGGCCCGCGCCAACGCTGCCAATCAGCGTGCCCGGGCGAAGAAATAG